Proteins from one Halopseudomonas pelagia genomic window:
- a CDS encoding tetratricopeptide repeat protein, translated as MAARNPTLILMPCTTSGVAEEQIFAQGFTDDLQVELARFGSLDLISWQPPAAQALPAPETPVTNQSGKAFVLRTALRRTDSSVRITAGLSESHSDRHVWSQRYEAPAAELFAIEDNIVAQTAVALAARLEDAVLLESRSKAIENLEAYELWIRGKSLLLKGTAEDDAAARVLFERAIALDPHFARAYGGLALSWFNEWTCQFWHAFDANGEKAYKFAHQALALDDTDPLLHVVIARILLHRRDFGQAAWYVDRALALSPNHPDCLIQLALCHALLGNHDASIRCAERAFRLHPFHPQWYSAYASVPYLLARRIDEAIEFARSSLDVPVVDLPAALAIGYVQKGQMEEARHWYGKFEALFRAKITGDREARPGEAIDWLLSVNPLRQSEDIRFVREAMARIDASKSSPAAPVATNPGPTKESAMLRQGAGWMLSYAGQSVLLPDMKGLQDILVLIRSAGTSIHCFDLSGQVKNAGKSDQMLDDKARSGYKARIRELQEELAEAEDRNDLGRSERVQAELDSLLEALSDALGLGGRSRRLGCMAERARTTVTWRIRYAIKKVEAVHAPLGRHLRRAIRTGLFCSYEPETPVKWQL; from the coding sequence ATGGCTGCCAGGAACCCGACGCTTATCCTTATGCCCTGCACCACCAGCGGGGTGGCCGAAGAACAGATCTTCGCCCAAGGCTTTACAGACGACCTGCAGGTGGAACTTGCGCGCTTTGGCTCGCTGGATCTGATCAGTTGGCAACCCCCAGCTGCGCAGGCGTTGCCCGCGCCAGAAACGCCAGTAACGAACCAGAGCGGCAAGGCGTTTGTGCTGCGCACCGCACTGCGTCGCACTGACAGCAGCGTGCGCATCACCGCCGGCCTCAGCGAATCCCACAGCGACCGCCACGTATGGAGCCAACGTTACGAAGCGCCAGCGGCAGAGCTGTTTGCCATTGAAGACAACATAGTCGCGCAGACCGCTGTGGCCCTCGCCGCTCGGCTTGAAGATGCCGTACTGCTCGAATCGCGCAGCAAAGCCATTGAGAATCTGGAAGCCTATGAGCTGTGGATACGCGGGAAATCGCTGCTGCTCAAAGGCACTGCCGAGGATGATGCCGCAGCACGCGTTCTGTTCGAACGGGCGATCGCGCTCGATCCGCACTTCGCCAGGGCCTATGGCGGGCTGGCGCTCTCCTGGTTCAATGAGTGGACCTGCCAGTTCTGGCACGCCTTCGACGCCAATGGCGAGAAAGCCTATAAATTCGCTCACCAGGCCCTGGCCCTGGACGACACCGACCCACTGCTGCACGTGGTGATCGCACGCATACTCCTGCACCGGCGCGACTTCGGCCAGGCCGCCTGGTACGTGGACCGCGCACTGGCGCTGTCGCCCAACCATCCGGACTGCCTGATCCAGCTCGCGCTGTGCCACGCCCTGCTGGGTAATCACGACGCCAGCATACGCTGCGCAGAACGCGCGTTTCGACTGCACCCTTTTCATCCGCAATGGTATTCCGCCTACGCCAGCGTGCCTTATCTGCTGGCCCGGCGTATTGATGAAGCGATCGAATTCGCCCGTAGTAGCCTGGACGTTCCGGTGGTCGATCTGCCAGCCGCGCTGGCGATTGGTTACGTGCAGAAAGGGCAGATGGAAGAAGCCAGGCATTGGTACGGAAAGTTCGAAGCGCTATTCCGCGCCAAAATCACCGGCGACCGGGAGGCTCGCCCCGGCGAAGCGATTGACTGGCTGCTGTCGGTCAACCCGTTACGCCAGTCCGAAGACATCCGCTTCGTTCGTGAAGCCATGGCCCGCATCGATGCGTCGAAATCATCCCCGGCCGCGCCTGTTGCAACTAACCCGGGGCCGACCAAGGAGTCGGCAATGCTCCGCCAGGGCGCGGGATGGATGCTCAGCTATGCCGGGCAAAGCGTATTGCTGCCGGATATGAAAGGCCTACAGGACATCCTGGTATTGATCCGCAGTGCCGGCACAAGCATTCACTGTTTCGACCTCTCGGGCCAGGTGAAAAATGCCGGTAAAAGCGACCAGATGCTGGATGATAAAGCCCGCAGCGGATACAAGGCGCGCATCCGCGAATTACAGGAGGAACTGGCCGAAGCCGAGGACCGTAATGACCTCGGTCGCAGTGAACGCGTTCAAGCGGAACTGGATAGCCTGCTCGAAGCCCTGTCCGATGCGCTAGGCCTCGGCGGCCGCAGTCGGCGCCTGGGTTGCATGGCAGAGCGGGCCAGAACCACCGTTACCTGGCGCATTCGTTACGCCATCAAAAAAGTCGAAGCAGTACATGCCCCTCTCGGCCGGCATCTGCGCAGAGCAATACGCACGGGGCTGTTCTGCAGCTATGAACCCGAAACGCCGGTGAAGTGGCAGCTTTAG
- a CDS encoding DUF421 domain-containing protein yields the protein MEGVFFDSWATLLRTLVVAVLAYVVLIAFLRISGKRTLSKMNAFDLIVTVALGSTLATVLLSKDVALAEGALAFAMLIGLQFVVTWSSVRARWVRRWVTGEPRLLYYRGEMLDQALRHARVTVDEIEAAVRASGMATLEQAESVVLETDGSFSVIKAREGRPPGVPVGVALPGKAKD from the coding sequence CTGGAAGGGGTATTTTTCGATAGCTGGGCGACGTTGCTGCGCACTTTGGTAGTGGCGGTGCTGGCCTATGTGGTGTTGATCGCGTTTTTGCGCATTTCCGGCAAGCGCACGCTGTCGAAGATGAACGCGTTTGACCTGATTGTTACCGTAGCTCTGGGCTCGACACTGGCGACAGTGCTGCTGAGCAAGGACGTGGCACTGGCCGAAGGCGCGCTGGCCTTTGCCATGTTGATTGGCCTGCAGTTCGTGGTGACCTGGTCCAGCGTGCGGGCACGCTGGGTGCGGCGCTGGGTCACCGGCGAGCCGCGTCTGTTGTATTACCGCGGCGAGATGCTGGATCAAGCGCTGCGTCATGCTCGGGTGACGGTCGACGAAATAGAGGCTGCGGTACGTGCTTCTGGCATGGCGACGCTGGAGCAGGCTGAGTCGGTGGTACTTGAGACCGATGGCTCCTTCAGCGTGATCAAAGCTCGAGAAGGCCGGCCGCCTGGTGTGCCGGTCGGTGTGGCGTTGCCGGGTAAGGCCAAAGATTAA
- a CDS encoding DUF6438 domain-containing protein: protein MSRSAPFHVGLRALACALPLLIVGCAQQPKAPEPSAAPFRISYTVGPCYGTCPVYQVAVQADGFTYFNGERHTVVEGPRQRKNETDAFQTVLDQLAQWQPAMGVTQETQDCEPRATDLPQYAVIWTNQSGDKAVLEHDTGCHSDSARELTAALKGLDGLLGVDAWVRETP from the coding sequence GTGAGCCGATCCGCGCCATTCCATGTAGGTCTACGTGCCCTAGCCTGTGCCCTGCCATTATTGATAGTGGGTTGTGCCCAACAACCCAAGGCACCAGAGCCCAGCGCTGCACCTTTCCGCATCAGTTATACGGTTGGCCCCTGCTACGGTACTTGCCCGGTCTATCAGGTGGCGGTGCAGGCTGACGGTTTTACCTACTTCAATGGCGAGCGTCACACCGTGGTTGAAGGGCCGCGGCAGCGTAAAAACGAGACAGATGCGTTTCAGACCGTGCTGGATCAACTGGCGCAATGGCAGCCGGCGATGGGCGTAACGCAGGAAACGCAGGACTGCGAGCCACGCGCGACCGATCTGCCGCAGTATGCGGTGATCTGGACGAATCAGTCAGGCGACAAGGCAGTGCTGGAACACGATACCGGTTGCCATTCCGACAGCGCGCGGGAGCTGACTGCCGCACTCAAGGGGTTGGATGGCTTGCTCGGTGTTGATGCCTGGGTACGTGAAACACCCTGA
- a CDS encoding alpha/beta fold hydrolase, producing the protein MPRLQPYVREAGSGPGVVCIHSNASSSSQWRGLIELLEATHHVLAPDCYGSGKSSDWSSESKIALRDEVEFIEPVLARASTPLILIGHSYGAAVALMAALADPDRISALVLYEPTLFALIDAERPPPNGADGIRAAVAASSAALDEGDRERAAEHFIDYWMGAGSWQSTPAQRQRAIADSTVNVRRWAHALLTEPTPVGAFAALKMPILYMLGERSPESAHAVARLLIPVLAQVRVLEFSGLGHMGPITHPETVNAEILDFLAEVTRADVLNVG; encoded by the coding sequence ATGCCAAGGCTACAACCCTACGTACGTGAAGCCGGATCCGGGCCCGGTGTGGTCTGCATTCATTCCAACGCCAGCAGTTCCTCCCAATGGCGTGGCCTGATTGAACTACTGGAAGCGACTCACCACGTGCTGGCGCCAGACTGCTACGGTTCCGGCAAAAGCTCGGATTGGAGTTCAGAGAGTAAAATCGCCCTGCGCGACGAAGTCGAATTTATCGAGCCGGTGCTGGCGCGAGCGAGCACGCCGCTCATTTTAATCGGCCACTCCTACGGCGCGGCGGTTGCGCTGATGGCAGCTCTTGCCGACCCGGATCGCATCAGCGCACTGGTGCTCTACGAGCCGACCCTGTTTGCCCTGATCGATGCCGAGAGACCGCCACCGAATGGCGCAGATGGCATTCGCGCCGCGGTGGCCGCATCCAGTGCGGCGCTGGACGAAGGTGATCGCGAACGCGCCGCCGAGCACTTTATTGATTACTGGATGGGCGCGGGGAGCTGGCAATCAACGCCAGCACAACGACAACGCGCGATTGCGGATTCCACCGTCAACGTGCGCCGCTGGGCCCATGCCCTGCTCACCGAGCCTACGCCGGTGGGAGCGTTCGCCGCGTTAAAGATGCCGATACTCTATATGCTCGGCGAGCGTTCACCGGAGTCCGCCCACGCCGTCGCCCGCCTCTTGATCCCCGTTCTTGCGCAGGTCCGTGTACTGGAGTTTTCAGGTCTGGGTCATATGGGGCCGATCACCCATCCAGAGACGGTGAACGCCGAGATTCTGGATTTTCTGGCGGAGGTGACGCGGGCTGATGTTCTGAACGTCGGGTAA
- a CDS encoding DUF2231 domain-containing protein, with product MTAAVDRPYHTSYMTLNPLHAVFLAGTIPLFLGALLSDIAYFQSYEIQWSNFSSWLIAGGLVFAGLALLCGIIGLFHAEGRGDHGVIYIVLLLAAWIMGFINALVHAKDAWATMPMGLILSVIVTLLVCAATAVRFSSHRTGGAV from the coding sequence ATGACTGCCGCTGTCGATCGACCCTACCACACCTCCTATATGACGCTTAATCCACTGCACGCTGTTTTTCTTGCCGGGACTATCCCGCTGTTTCTGGGCGCCCTGCTCAGTGACATCGCTTATTTCCAGAGCTATGAGATTCAGTGGAGCAACTTTTCCTCCTGGCTCATCGCTGGCGGTCTGGTATTTGCCGGTCTGGCCCTGCTCTGCGGCATCATCGGCCTGTTCCATGCCGAGGGCCGTGGTGACCACGGAGTGATCTACATAGTGCTGCTGCTGGCCGCCTGGATCATGGGCTTTATCAATGCGCTGGTACACGCCAAGGACGCCTGGGCAACGATGCCCATGGGCTTGATTCTGTCAGTGATCGTAACGCTGCTCGTATGTGCCGCGACTGCCGTTCGCTTTTCCAGCCACCGCACAGGAGGTGCCGTATGA
- a CDS encoding homocysteine S-methyltransferase family protein, protein MTKYRSKLPQMHGQLFLTDGGLETTLIFQDGVDLPHFASFTLLKDKAGRDRLRRYYQRYAQIARAGQTGFILEAPTWRASADWGAKLGYSKQALVKANADAIFLLEEVRATCQSADMPVVISGCIGPRGDGYNPAEIMSEEEAQAFHSLQVNTFANSEADMITAMTITNLPEAIGITRAAQTARMPLCLSFTVETDGRLPTGETLRTAIETVDNATGHGPVYYMINCAHPSHFTQAVAGGEPWLQRIRGIRANASKCSHAQLDNATELDAGDPIELGREYAQLRELLPWLTVLGGCCGTDHRHIEQICEHCVTEA, encoded by the coding sequence ATGACCAAATACCGCAGCAAATTACCGCAAATGCACGGCCAGCTGTTTTTGACCGATGGCGGCCTGGAAACCACCCTGATTTTCCAGGACGGCGTGGATCTACCGCACTTTGCCTCCTTTACACTGCTCAAAGACAAGGCCGGCCGTGATCGGTTGCGCCGCTATTACCAGCGCTATGCGCAGATCGCGCGCGCCGGCCAGACCGGCTTTATTCTCGAGGCGCCGACCTGGCGCGCCAGCGCTGACTGGGGCGCGAAGCTCGGTTACTCGAAACAGGCGCTGGTTAAAGCCAATGCCGACGCCATCTTTCTGCTTGAAGAAGTACGGGCCACCTGCCAAAGCGCAGACATGCCGGTGGTCATCAGCGGTTGTATCGGGCCACGCGGCGACGGCTATAACCCCGCCGAGATCATGAGCGAGGAAGAAGCGCAGGCTTTCCATAGCCTGCAAGTGAACACTTTTGCCAACAGCGAAGCGGATATGATCACCGCCATGACCATCACCAACCTGCCCGAAGCTATTGGCATCACCCGGGCTGCCCAAACCGCCAGGATGCCCCTGTGCCTGTCTTTCACGGTGGAAACCGATGGCCGTCTGCCGACCGGGGAGACCCTGCGTACCGCCATCGAAACCGTTGACAATGCCACCGGTCACGGGCCAGTTTATTACATGATCAACTGCGCCCACCCCAGCCATTTCACTCAGGCGGTTGCTGGTGGTGAGCCCTGGCTGCAGCGCATCCGCGGCATACGGGCCAATGCGTCCAAATGCAGCCATGCGCAACTGGACAACGCGACCGAGCTGGACGCGGGCGATCCGATCGAACTGGGCCGGGAGTATGCGCAGCTGCGCGAACTGCTGCCCTGGCTCACCGTTCTGGGCGGCTGTTGTGGCACCGACCATCGCCACATTGAACAGATATGCGAGCACTGCGTAACCGAAGCTTGA
- a CDS encoding homoserine dehydrogenase produces the protein MKRWNIAITGFGAIGKAVAQIIREREQRYREIYAADVRIVAVCGSRAGLIDHDGLPWGTDSALPLQPGITGPGFVEGSHANVLIEAGPTDFETGGSGYTYIRQALSQGMHAISISKGALVFDYAGLADVAKANGVQLKISGATSAALPTIDLLQYNLAGCQVLEVEGILTATTNFVLSKMMDGMSFDDAVAEAKRLGIAEPDPRFDVEGWDTACKVNILANAGFGARLKLQDIPRDGIDQISPADIQRWKTEGVVPKLIGRIQNDGGNTKASVELKTYPLNHPFAQVTARMKAIRVNTDVMGEITAIGVTSPLATAAAALKDFEHLLMAAQR, from the coding sequence ATGAAAAGATGGAATATTGCTATCACCGGCTTCGGCGCCATTGGTAAAGCCGTTGCCCAGATTATTCGTGAGCGCGAGCAACGCTATCGCGAGATTTACGCCGCCGACGTCCGAATCGTTGCCGTATGCGGATCGCGCGCGGGGCTGATCGATCATGACGGCCTACCTTGGGGTACAGATTCAGCATTGCCGTTGCAGCCGGGCATCACCGGCCCTGGCTTTGTAGAAGGTTCACACGCCAATGTGCTGATAGAAGCGGGGCCAACCGACTTCGAAACGGGCGGTTCCGGCTATACCTATATTCGCCAAGCCCTATCCCAGGGCATGCACGCCATCAGCATTTCCAAGGGCGCATTGGTTTTTGATTATGCCGGCCTGGCGGATGTGGCCAAAGCCAACGGCGTCCAATTGAAGATCAGCGGCGCCACCTCCGCAGCCCTGCCCACCATTGATCTGCTGCAATACAACCTCGCGGGCTGCCAGGTGCTGGAAGTTGAGGGCATTCTCACCGCGACCACGAATTTTGTTCTGAGCAAGATGATGGACGGCATGAGCTTCGATGACGCAGTGGCAGAGGCAAAACGCCTGGGCATTGCCGAGCCCGACCCGCGTTTCGACGTCGAAGGCTGGGACACCGCCTGTAAGGTCAATATCCTGGCCAATGCCGGGTTTGGCGCACGCCTTAAACTGCAAGACATCCCCCGCGACGGTATTGACCAGATCTCCCCCGCCGATATTCAGCGCTGGAAAACAGAGGGTGTAGTGCCGAAACTCATAGGACGCATTCAAAATGACGGCGGAAATACTAAAGCCAGCGTAGAACTCAAGACCTACCCATTGAATCACCCCTTTGCCCAGGTAACCGCCAGAATGAAAGCCATCCGGGTCAATACGGATGTCATGGGTGAAATCACCGCGATAGGCGTCACCAGCCCGCTGGCAACTGCGGCGGCAGCGCTGAAGGATTTTGAGCATTTGTTGATGGCTGCGCAGCGGTAG
- a CDS encoding metallophosphoesterase family protein, whose product MRRIGLISDTHDLLRPEAKAALAGCEHIIHAGDITVAQVIDELATLAPVTAVRGNNDRDAWALDLAEVEMLHFDQVSLYVIHDLAQLDQLPPSAPVRVIISGHSHKPSIREADGVLHVNPGSAGRRRFTLPVTVGELLIDGDQVSARIIELAVAPPKRKKS is encoded by the coding sequence ATGCGGCGGATCGGCCTGATTTCGGATACCCATGACCTGCTGCGGCCGGAAGCCAAGGCCGCGCTGGCAGGATGCGAGCATATTATCCATGCTGGCGACATTACCGTTGCACAGGTGATTGACGAGCTGGCGACCCTTGCGCCGGTAACGGCGGTGCGAGGGAATAATGATCGTGATGCCTGGGCGCTGGACCTGGCCGAGGTCGAGATGCTGCATTTCGATCAGGTCTCGCTGTATGTCATTCATGATCTGGCGCAACTGGATCAGCTTCCGCCGTCAGCGCCGGTGCGAGTGATCATTTCCGGCCATTCGCACAAACCCTCGATTCGGGAAGCCGATGGCGTTCTACATGTGAATCCCGGTAGCGCCGGTCGCCGCCGCTTCACGCTACCGGTCACCGTCGGCGAGCTGTTGATCGATGGTGATCAGGTCAGCGCGCGGATCATCGAGCTTGCGGTCGCGCCTCCCAAGCGAAAGAAGAGCTGA
- a CDS encoding PQQ-dependent sugar dehydrogenase, with the protein MNRPGLYSVLTLSILLSACGSNDDDMVLYGAEPTIPDPERGLLPNMTIAEPAPWGDQVPTVPDNYSVTAIATDLLIPRQTIVLPNGDILVAEGRGGNAPKLKPKDVIAGYIKAQGNTSVKSGNRLTLLRDENGDGTYETQTVFAEDLNAPYGLALIDDTLYVANQDELVRFDYEEGQTQASGPPETVTKLPSVINHHWTKAMTASEDGQYLYVGIGSNSNIGERGLELEEDRAVVWQINAETGAHKLYATGLRNPTALTIQPETGELWAVVNERDELGPNLVPDYLTSVQEGGFYGWPYSYWGQHEDPRVRPQDPDKVASAITPDYALGSHVAALGVDFSDDGMGAEFSDGVFVGEHGSWNRPDPVGYKVVFVPFANGRPVGDPIDFVTGFIDEDGKTRGRPVGVTVDPSGALIVADDLANTIWRVTRNQ; encoded by the coding sequence ATGAACCGCCCTGGCCTGTATTCGGTACTGACCCTGTCAATCCTGCTCAGCGCCTGTGGCAGCAATGACGATGATATGGTGCTGTATGGCGCCGAGCCGACCATTCCGGACCCGGAACGCGGTCTGCTGCCGAACATGACCATCGCTGAACCCGCTCCGTGGGGCGATCAGGTTCCTACTGTGCCGGATAATTACAGCGTCACCGCGATTGCCACTGACTTGCTGATTCCGCGGCAAACCATCGTGCTGCCCAACGGCGACATTCTGGTTGCCGAAGGCCGTGGCGGCAATGCGCCCAAGCTTAAACCCAAGGACGTTATTGCCGGCTATATCAAGGCCCAGGGCAATACCTCGGTGAAAAGCGGTAATCGCCTGACCCTGCTGCGCGACGAGAACGGCGATGGAACCTACGAAACGCAGACTGTCTTCGCTGAAGACCTGAACGCGCCCTACGGCTTGGCCCTGATCGACGACACGCTTTACGTCGCCAACCAGGATGAGTTGGTGCGCTTTGATTACGAAGAAGGCCAGACCCAGGCCAGCGGCCCGCCGGAAACCGTCACCAAACTGCCTTCGGTGATTAACCACCACTGGACCAAAGCCATGACCGCCAGTGAAGACGGGCAATATCTTTACGTAGGTATTGGCTCCAACAGCAACATTGGCGAGCGTGGATTGGAATTGGAGGAAGACCGCGCCGTAGTCTGGCAGATCAACGCCGAAACCGGCGCCCATAAACTGTACGCCACCGGCCTGCGCAACCCCACCGCGCTGACCATTCAGCCGGAAACGGGTGAGTTGTGGGCGGTGGTCAATGAACGTGATGAGCTGGGCCCGAACCTGGTACCTGATTACCTGACGTCGGTGCAGGAAGGTGGCTTCTACGGCTGGCCCTATAGCTACTGGGGTCAGCATGAAGATCCCCGCGTTCGTCCGCAGGATCCGGACAAGGTCGCTTCCGCCATTACCCCGGACTATGCCCTGGGTTCCCACGTGGCCGCGTTGGGTGTCGATTTCTCCGACGACGGCATGGGCGCCGAGTTCTCCGATGGCGTCTTCGTCGGCGAACACGGTAGCTGGAACCGCCCCGATCCGGTCGGCTACAAAGTGGTATTCGTACCCTTTGCCAACGGCCGCCCTGTGGGCGATCCGATTGACTTCGTCACCGGCTTTATCGATGAAGATGGCAAAACCCGCGGCCGCCCTGTCGGCGTGACGGTTGATCCCAGCGGAGCACTGATCGTAGCGGATGACCTGGCTAATACCATTTGGCGAGTGACGCGCAATCAGTAA
- the soxR gene encoding redox-sensitive transcriptional activator SoxR: MKNTADSAQPVLLSIGKVAQRSGVATSALRFYESKGLIKSVRNAGGQRLYRRDELRRVAIIKAAQRLGIPLTDIAQALSALPDNRTPTAADWRKLSSRWQQQLSERIEQLLKLRDALDGCIGCGCLSMTACPLRNPGDEAATAGPGARLFDN; encoded by the coding sequence ATGAAAAATACTGCAGATTCAGCTCAGCCCGTTCTATTGAGCATTGGCAAGGTGGCGCAACGCAGTGGCGTGGCAACTTCCGCGCTACGTTTCTACGAGTCCAAAGGCTTGATCAAGAGTGTGCGTAATGCCGGTGGCCAGCGGCTGTATCGGCGTGACGAGCTAAGGCGGGTTGCCATCATCAAGGCTGCGCAGCGCCTGGGAATCCCGCTGACGGATATCGCCCAGGCGCTGTCGGCACTGCCGGATAATCGCACCCCTACCGCTGCGGACTGGCGCAAGCTGTCGAGCCGCTGGCAGCAGCAACTGAGTGAGCGCATCGAGCAGTTATTGAAACTGCGCGATGCTCTTGATGGCTGTATCGGTTGTGGTTGCCTGTCGATGACAGCCTGCCCGCTACGCAACCCGGGTGATGAAGCAGCGACGGCAGGCCCGGGGGCCAGATTATTCGATAACTGA
- a CDS encoding arylamine N-acetyltransferase family protein codes for MTSFSQILNNHPSATWDSAKLNLEAYLQRIDYQGSLAPTIATLRALTRAHLDAISFENLDIITGESIDIDLLQVQKKLLGQGRGGYCHEHNTLFAAVLEHLGFAVQGRSARILMGTSEQEMTAVGHTLLNVQLNGSAWLVDVGVGNVGPREPIELKAWNQVTQDAWRYRLDRVAHHWVLRYWRQDGWFNIYQFSDEPYYRDDYAHHNYYVSTHPASPFTQQLVAQYNGATVRYALTGLRLKIFLPEQPMQERLITVEELPEILRSLFRLQINGALAEKLMNAVRLR; via the coding sequence ATGACGTCATTTTCTCAGATCCTCAACAATCACCCTTCCGCTACCTGGGACTCGGCCAAACTGAACCTGGAAGCCTATTTGCAGCGCATCGATTATCAGGGCTCACTGGCACCCACTATCGCCACCCTGCGCGCACTGACACGGGCCCACCTTGACGCCATCAGCTTTGAGAATCTCGACATCATCACCGGTGAAAGCATCGATATCGATTTGCTCCAGGTACAGAAAAAGTTGCTGGGTCAGGGCCGCGGCGGTTATTGCCACGAACACAACACCCTGTTCGCCGCCGTGCTGGAGCATCTGGGTTTCGCCGTGCAAGGACGCAGCGCACGCATATTGATGGGCACCAGCGAGCAGGAGATGACGGCCGTCGGTCACACGCTATTAAATGTTCAGTTGAATGGCAGCGCCTGGCTGGTGGACGTTGGCGTGGGTAACGTGGGCCCGCGTGAACCCATCGAACTGAAGGCCTGGAACCAGGTAACCCAGGACGCCTGGCGCTATCGCCTGGATCGTGTGGCGCATCATTGGGTGCTTCGCTACTGGCGACAGGATGGCTGGTTCAATATCTATCAGTTCAGCGACGAGCCTTACTATCGCGACGACTATGCCCACCACAATTACTACGTCTCGACCCACCCCGCCTCGCCCTTTACCCAGCAACTGGTGGCGCAATACAACGGGGCCACTGTTCGCTATGCGCTGACAGGTTTGCGGCTAAAGATTTTTTTGCCGGAGCAGCCAATGCAGGAGCGCCTGATCACTGTTGAAGAGTTGCCTGAGATATTGAGGTCGCTCTTCCGGTTGCAGATAAACGGGGCATTGGCTGAGAAACTGATGAACGCTGTCAGGTTGAGATGA